From Pseudomonadota bacterium, a single genomic window includes:
- a CDS encoding methyltransferase domain-containing protein encodes MDFSAELKHTIRRMYDTAARKPDGLLSQVALNRGRELLTSLGYQATDIDSVPESIIQSAFPCGNPLPIIRKLQPKNILDLGCGSCLDIGIMAADQNHQQQLIIGVDFSRELLSLGSRFISLSSANHIRLLTADLTDLPFSGPHFDCINLNGSFNVIYDKATFLKQISALLHPDGHVLINDLLLVEELPAGFTDDIINWTWNVAGALPPEELEKLAGEAGLALVHFHDHERLAPVCRGEILLQKRNSTF; translated from the coding sequence ATGGATTTCAGCGCCGAATTAAAACATACCATTCGCCGGATGTATGACACAGCAGCCCGGAAACCCGATGGTCTTTTGAGCCAAGTAGCGCTTAACCGGGGCCGTGAACTGCTGACAAGCTTAGGCTATCAGGCAACAGATATTGACAGTGTTCCTGAAAGTATTATTCAATCAGCTTTTCCCTGCGGCAACCCCCTGCCGATCATCAGGAAACTGCAACCAAAAAACATTCTGGATCTGGGTTGCGGCAGTTGTCTTGATATCGGCATCATGGCTGCGGACCAAAACCACCAACAGCAGCTTATTATCGGCGTGGATTTCAGCCGGGAACTTCTCAGCCTCGGCAGCCGCTTCATTTCATTATCATCAGCCAATCATATCCGGCTTCTAACCGCCGACCTGACTGACCTTCCTTTTTCCGGCCCGCATTTTGACTGCATCAACCTGAACGGCTCCTTCAATGTCATCTATGATAAAGCGACATTTCTGAAACAAATTTCAGCTCTTCTACATCCCGATGGCCATGTACTGATCAATGATCTGCTACTGGTGGAGGAACTGCCGGCCGGATTTACCGACGATATCATCAACTGGACCTGGAATGTAGCCGGGGCACTGCCACCTGAAGAGTTGGAAAAACTCGCTGGGGAAGCAGGCCTGGCCCTGGTTCACTTTCATGATCATGAACGGCTGGCGCCGGTCTGCCGGGGGGAAATACTCTTGCAAAAAAGGAACTCAACTTTCTGA
- a CDS encoding ParB/RepB/Spo0J family partition protein has product MILIAPKQELISCILSEIDFLDRSFPFSYGSLAENFYASVRQVGVLTPPLLMAGSRGYIIVCGRRRLEAARKVFGEKLEINAYLVAAGEQKQNLFALAFWDNLAHRSFNLVEKADILVCLEALFDHAVMRSKFLPALEIPVKTRFIERYRAINGLPES; this is encoded by the coding sequence ATGATTTTAATTGCGCCAAAACAAGAATTAATTTCCTGTATTCTTTCCGAAATTGATTTTCTCGATCGAAGTTTCCCCTTTTCCTACGGATCCCTGGCTGAAAATTTTTATGCTTCTGTTCGTCAGGTGGGCGTCCTGACGCCGCCTTTATTGATGGCAGGGAGCAGGGGTTATATTATTGTCTGTGGTCGCCGCCGGCTTGAAGCTGCCAGGAAGGTTTTTGGAGAAAAACTTGAAATAAACGCTTACCTTGTGGCTGCAGGTGAGCAGAAACAGAATCTATTTGCCCTGGCATTTTGGGATAATCTTGCCCACCGCTCCTTTAACCTGGTGGAAAAGGCTGATATTCTGGTATGCCTGGAAGCCCTGTTTGATCATGCGGTGATGCGAAGTAAATTTCTCCCGGCATTGGAAATTCCGGTAAAAACCAGATTTATTGAGCGTTACCGGGCGATTAACGGTTTACCCGAGTC